A region of the Akkermansia muciniphila genome:
CAACATCGTGGCACGCATTCTTGTAGGCTTATCCGGCGGGGTGGACAGCTCCGTGGCAGCAGCCCTGCTCGTGGAGCAGGGACATGACGTGGTGGGGGCCTACATGAAAAACTGGGTGAATGACGAGGGCATTCCCGGAGAATGCCCGTGGGAGCAGGATATCCAGGACGCGCTGGCCGTCGCCAAAAAAATCGGCATTGAATTCCGGGTCATCGACCTGGTGGACGAATACCGTTCCCGCATCGTGAATTATCTGATTGAAGGCTACCGCGCCGGATACACGCCCAATCCGGACGTGCTCTGCAACCGGGAAATGAAGTTCGGCGTTTTTCTGGATTACGCCCTGGAACAGGGGTTTGATTCCGTAGCCACCGGCCACTACGCCCGCAGGCTGGATACGCCGCAAGGTTCCTTCATCCTGCGCGGGCGGGACCCCAACAAGGACCAGTCCTACTTCCTGTCCCTGATGCGCCCGGACCAGACAGCCCGTGCCATGTTCCCCCTGGGGGACCTGCTGAAGCCGGAAGTCCGCGTGCTGGCGGATAAATACGGCCTTCCCACAGCGCGCAAGAAGGACAGCCAGGGCATCTGCTTCATCGGCCAGGTGAAGATGAGCGACTTCCTGCGCCACTACCTGCCGGACAAACCCGGCAAAATCGTGGATACGGAGGGGAAGGCGCTTGGCTCCCACAACGGCCTGCACCTGTTCACCATGGGCCAGAGGAAAGGCCACGGCGTCGCCTCCCCGCGGGAAGGAATCGCCTACGTGGTGGTGGGGAAGGACGTCAAACGCAACCGCCTGATCCTGGGGTATGAAGACGCGTCCACGCAGGGACTGTACGCAGCCCATGCGGTGGTTGGCGGCATTTCCAATACGCTGTCTCCCCTGCCCTCCCGCGTGATGGCGCAGCCCCGCTACCGCGCCAAGGCGGAATGGGCCTCCTGCGAATATCTGGAAGAAGGAAAGGTGCGCCTGAGCTTTGATACGCCCCTCCGGGCGCTGGCCGTGGGACAGGTCTGCGCCTTTTACGACGGAGGCAAGCTGCTGGGCGGCGGTTTTTTTGAATCCATAGAACCATGATTGACCCGGAACGCACCATAGCCGCGCAGGCCACCGCCGCAGGACAGGGAGCCATCGCCGTCATCCGCATGAGCGGTCCCGGCTGCATGGCCGTCCTGAAACAATGCACCCCCGCGGCCTTCACGGAACACCTCCAGCCGCGCCGGGCAACGCTGGCCCGCATTCTGGACGCGGAGGGAACCGCCATTGACCAGGCGCTCATCACCTGGTTCCCGGCCCCGGCCAGTTATACGGGGGAAGATACCGTGGAAATCTCCTGCCACGGCGGCATGCTGGTGACAGACCGCCTGCTGAAACACCTGTACCAGTGCGGAGCTTTCCCGGCGGAACCGGGCGAGTTCACAAAGAGGGCCTTCCTGAACGGGCGCATGGACCTGACCCAGGCGGAAGCCGTCATGGACGTGATTTCCGCCGGAAGCGACCTGGCCCTGAAGGCCGCGCAAAGCCAGTTGGGCGGGGGCATCGGCTCCCAGGTGAACGAACTGAAGGACAGCCTGGTTCATGTTCTGGCCCATATTGAGGCCTATATCGATTTTCCGGATGAAGACATTTCCCCGGACACCGCCTCCGGTTTGCTGGCGCGTCTCCGGAGCATGGAAGAAAAACTTTCCGCCCTCCTCCGGACCGCCGAGGGCGGCCGCCTGCTGCGGGAAGGAATCCGCACCGCGATCGCCGGACCGCCCAATGTCGGAAAATCCAGCCTGCTGAATACCCTGCTGGGGTATGACCGGGCCATTGTCAGCAATATTGCCGGAACCACGCGGGACACGGTGGAGGAATCCGTCCAGCTTGCCGGGCTGGCCCTGCGGCTGATTGACACGGCAGGCGTCCGGGAATCTTCCGACGTCATTGAACAGGCCGGCATCACCCGCACCAACAGGGCGCTGGAATCCGCGGACCTAGTTCTGGAAGTGGCGGACGCCTCCGCGCCCCGGACAGAGGCGTTCCCCACCGCCGCCCGTACCGCGCCCCGGCTGCTAATTCTGAACAAGTGCGACCTGGGAATCCACCCGGACTGGGAGGCCGTTCCCGGCATCCGGTTCTCCTGCGCCACCGGAGAAGGCAGAAAGGAATTGGAAGAAGCCATCGTCCGGGCCTTCGCCTCCTCCCTGCCCGGTGAAACGGGCAGCTCCCTGGTAGCCATCAACGCCCGGCACCAGCATGAACTGGGCCTGTGCCTGGAGCATGTGCGGATGGCTTCGGAATCCATCTCCCGGCAGGAAAGCCCGGAATTTACGGCGCTGGAACTGAGGGAAGCCCTGACGCACCTGGGGGAAATCACCGGGGCTGTGGATACGGAGGACGTGCTGGGCGCCATTTTCTCCTCCTTCTGCCTGGGCAAATAACCCTCCGGAACGTCCGGAAACGCCATTCAACGAGCGGAAACCGTTACTTCCCGCCGGACTTCCCGGCAAGGGCTTCCTTCTCCTCCTCTTCCATGGCTTCCGGTTCCGCCTCCGGGGAGAACAGGGGGATGTAGGAAGGCAGGTTCCAGTTCCAGCGGATGGCCGCCAGGCGCACGGAGAGCGTGACTACGAACCCCGTCACGAAGCAGGTGGAGGAGTCGATTCCAAAGTAGTAAAGCACCGCGTACGCCACACCGCCCAGCAGGGCCGCGGTAGCATACAGTTCCCCGGGACGGAACACGTAGGGAACGTTCCCGGTAAGCACGTCGCGCAGCAGGCCGCCCGCCACGCCGGTGCAGATGCCCATCATCACGGAAACGGTAGGCGTATAGCCGTGGAGGTAGGATTTTTCCGTGCCGATCATGCCGAAGAGGGCCAGCACAATGGCGTCCGCCACGCGGATAGTGCCCATGGGCGGCGGATATTTCTGGGCCAGGTAAAAAGTCACCAGGCTGGTGACGACGGCGGCCAGAACGAAAATTTCACCGGAAGGCAGCGTCCAGTATACCGGGATATCCAGCAAAAGGTCACGCACGGTTCCGCCCCCCAGGGCCGCCAGCGTGCCGCAGACAATCACGCCGAACAGGTCCATTTTCACCCGTGAAGAAGCAATGGACCCCGCCAGGGCTCCAATGATCGTGCTCATGATTTCACAGATGGAGAGGAACATGGCGGGGGAAAGGAGGAAGAGGAGAGCTTCAGCAGACCCGTATCCACGGCAGGCAGGAGTCCTGGCTGGCGCAGAACAGGGAGGTGGAAGCCAGTCCCATGTCATGCAGGGTAGCACGCATCAGGCTTTCTGCCAATGCCGGAGAATTGCTTTCTGCGCTCAGGTGCGCCAGCACCACGTTTTTCAGGGCGTCATGGGCGATGCGCCGCAACAGGTCGCAGGCCTGCTCGTTGGACAGGTGCCCGTGCTCGGAGGCAATGCGCTGCTTCAGCGGCCAGGGACGCTTGGGGGTGGCGGCCAGCATGTCCGGATCATAGTTTGATTCCACCACCAGGCTGTCCACCATGGAGAGGTATTCCGCCACGCTGCCGGGGGCATGCCCCGTATCGGAAATGAAGCCCAGGCTGGACTGTTCCGTTTCAAACTTGAACCCCACGGGGTCCACGGCGTCATGGTAGGTGGCAAAGGGGGTGACCACGATGTCCCCTATTTTAAAGGACTGCCCCTTTTCAAAGTAGGCCCAGGGGGCTTCCGGCGCCTTTTCCTGAACGCACATGGCCGTATGGCGGGTGGCATAAACGCGCACGGTGTACTTCTTGGTGAACTGGTGCACGCCTTTCATGTGGTCGTTGTGCTCGTGGGTGAGCAGAATGGCGTCCAGGTCATCCGGTTCCACACCGGCGGATTTCATTTTATCCCGCAGTCTGGCGGCGCTGAACCCGGCATCCACCAGCAGCACGGTTTCCCCCGCCTTCACGATGGTGGCATTTCCTCCGCTGCCGCTGCCCAACACGCAAAACTGCATCATGCGCGGAATATAATACCGGTCCCGGAGCGGCGCAAGACCGGATCAATGCTTTTTTTTCACGACATGAACACAATAAAAAATACTTTTTTCCAGTACGGTGTTGACATTTCAAGTGCATTAAAGTGTATTGAAGTCACTACGTAGTGTACTTGCATGTGATGAGCAGTGTATCTGACAACCTTTTTGGTGCATACACCCACAAGCTGGACCCCAAAAACCGGATTGCAATTCCGACTGAATGGAGGCCTACCGAAGGTTGCGCCCTGCTCCTGCTGTCCGGACGGCGCCTTGAACTGCCGACTGTTAAAGCCTACACGCGGGAAAAATTCCAGCAAATCATTGATAAGATTGAATCCACCCCCGGATACACGGAGGCGCAGATCGACCTGTTTATCGGCAGATTATACGCCAACTGCGTGGAGGCTGTCATTAACGCCCAGGGTAAATTGCTGATACCCAAACAAATGTGCGAACACGCACAATTAAGTTCCTCCGTCAAGCTGGCCGCGCGGAGAGGATACTTCGAATTATGGGAACCGTCTCTCTACGAAGAGGTTTCCCGGCGGGAAAACGCCAGCATTTCCGATATTAACCAATCCTACGGCATTCTCTGATCTCCATCCTTCATGCCCCCTGACTCCACCATTCCGCCCTCGCACCAGGCCCATCCGTACGCAACGCTTGCGCTGCGCCCGGGCTGGCTTGTTTCCAGCCTGGGCGTTGGAGCCAGAACCGGGCTGGATGCGGAAGTCACGGCATATTCCATTGTTTTCTGGGGGCACGACGCCCTTCCGGCGCAGGACATGATCGCCTGGCAGCAGGAAAAAACGCGCATCACCGGGGAAATGTCCCTGGCGGGCCAGAAGGGCGCCTACGGCAAATTGGGCGCATTGTCCTCCAGCCTGAACCGGGCTTTTGACAGCCACGTTGAGCTTTCCTTACGCGCGGGCGCGGGTACGCACATCCGCCCGGACGAGGTCCAGGCCCTGGCGGACGGCCTGGCGGATACCACCTCCTGCCGCGTGCTGGCGTGGAGCATCTGCCGCAACCATGTGCATGTGATTGCGGAGCTGACGGAGGAGATGGGCGTGGATGAGCTGGTCTGCTCCTGGAAAGCGCTCGCCCCCTCCATGGCCTGGGAAAACGTGTACCATACGGAAGCCCTGAAGGCTCCGGAAGCCGGAGCCAAAGTGGACGCCCTGGTTGCCGAGCTGGGGGATGACGCCATTTCCGCCACCGCTGACGCGGAAACGGACGAAGCCGTCTCCGGCAACGGCTTCAGCCACATCACCGTCCTGCTGCATGAGACGGTGGACATGCTGGCGGCTGGCCCCGGCAAACTCATCGTGGACTGCACGCTGGGCGGCGGCGGCCACACGGAACTTCTTCTGGAACAGGGCGCTACCGTCTGGGGCATTGACCGTGACCCGGACGCACGCCGCGCCGCCACGCTCAAGCTGGCCCGCTTCGGCTCCCGCTTCAAGGTGCTCGCGGGCAATTTCCAGGATGTGGAAGCCATCCTCGCCCAGCAGGGAGTTTCCCGGGTGGACGGCCTTTTGGCGGACCTGGGCGTTTCTTCCCACCAGCTTGACACCGCCTCCCGCGGCTTTTCCTTCCGGGAAGACGGCCCGCTGGACATGCGCATGGATACCCGCGCCGCCTTCTCCGCCCGGAACCTGGTTAACGAGGCTCCGGAGGAAGAGATCGCGGACATTCTCTGGCAGTTCGGCGAGGAACGCGCCTCCCGCGCCATCGCCCGCGCCATCGTGAAGGCCCGCTCCCAGGCTCCCGTCACCACCACCGCCCAGCTTGCCCGCGTGGTGGAATCCGTTCTCCCCCGCAAAGGCAGGCAGCATCCCGGCACCCGCACGTTCCAGGCCCTGAGAATTGCCGTCAACGGCGAGCTGGACGCCCTGGACTCCCTGCTGGATTCCTCCGTGCGCCTGCTCGGCAA
Encoded here:
- a CDS encoding trimeric intracellular cation channel family protein gives rise to the protein MSTIIGALAGSIASSRVKMDLFGVIVCGTLAALGGGTVRDLLLDIPVYWTLPSGEIFVLAAVVTSLVTFYLAQKYPPPMGTIRVADAIVLALFGMIGTEKSYLHGYTPTVSVMMGICTGVAGGLLRDVLTGNVPYVFRPGELYATAALLGGVAYAVLYYFGIDSSTCFVTGFVVTLSVRLAAIRWNWNLPSYIPLFSPEAEPEAMEEEEKEALAGKSGGK
- the rsmH gene encoding 16S rRNA (cytosine(1402)-N(4))-methyltransferase RsmH → MPPDSTIPPSHQAHPYATLALRPGWLVSSLGVGARTGLDAEVTAYSIVFWGHDALPAQDMIAWQQEKTRITGEMSLAGQKGAYGKLGALSSSLNRAFDSHVELSLRAGAGTHIRPDEVQALADGLADTTSCRVLAWSICRNHVHVIAELTEEMGVDELVCSWKALAPSMAWENVYHTEALKAPEAGAKVDALVAELGDDAISATADAETDEAVSGNGFSHITVLLHETVDMLAAGPGKLIVDCTLGGGGHTELLLEQGATVWGIDRDPDARRAATLKLARFGSRFKVLAGNFQDVEAILAQQGVSRVDGLLADLGVSSHQLDTASRGFSFREDGPLDMRMDTRAAFSARNLVNEAPEEEIADILWQFGEERASRAIARAIVKARSQAPVTTTAQLARVVESVLPRKGRQHPGTRTFQALRIAVNGELDALDSLLDSSVRLLGKGGRMAVITFHSLEDRRVKQFFDLRSRPEIDRPEWPAPRPNPDYCFRLLSRKPVTAGEEELSTNHRSRSAKLRGVEKIV
- a CDS encoding MBL fold metallo-hydrolase, encoding MMQFCVLGSGSGGNATIVKAGETVLLVDAGFSAARLRDKMKSAGVEPDDLDAILLTHEHNDHMKGVHQFTKKYTVRVYATRHTAMCVQEKAPEAPWAYFEKGQSFKIGDIVVTPFATYHDAVDPVGFKFETEQSSLGFISDTGHAPGSVAEYLSMVDSLVVESNYDPDMLAATPKRPWPLKQRIASEHGHLSNEQACDLLRRIAHDALKNVVLAHLSAESNSPALAESLMRATLHDMGLASTSLFCASQDSCLPWIRVC
- the mnmA gene encoding tRNA 2-thiouridine(34) synthase MnmA yields the protein MARILVGLSGGVDSSVAAALLVEQGHDVVGAYMKNWVNDEGIPGECPWEQDIQDALAVAKKIGIEFRVIDLVDEYRSRIVNYLIEGYRAGYTPNPDVLCNREMKFGVFLDYALEQGFDSVATGHYARRLDTPQGSFILRGRDPNKDQSYFLSLMRPDQTARAMFPLGDLLKPEVRVLADKYGLPTARKKDSQGICFIGQVKMSDFLRHYLPDKPGKIVDTEGKALGSHNGLHLFTMGQRKGHGVASPREGIAYVVVGKDVKRNRLILGYEDASTQGLYAAHAVVGGISNTLSPLPSRVMAQPRYRAKAEWASCEYLEEGKVRLSFDTPLRALAVGQVCAFYDGGKLLGGGFFESIEP
- the mnmE gene encoding tRNA uridine-5-carboxymethylaminomethyl(34) synthesis GTPase MnmE encodes the protein MIDPERTIAAQATAAGQGAIAVIRMSGPGCMAVLKQCTPAAFTEHLQPRRATLARILDAEGTAIDQALITWFPAPASYTGEDTVEISCHGGMLVTDRLLKHLYQCGAFPAEPGEFTKRAFLNGRMDLTQAEAVMDVISAGSDLALKAAQSQLGGGIGSQVNELKDSLVHVLAHIEAYIDFPDEDISPDTASGLLARLRSMEEKLSALLRTAEGGRLLREGIRTAIAGPPNVGKSSLLNTLLGYDRAIVSNIAGTTRDTVEESVQLAGLALRLIDTAGVRESSDVIEQAGITRTNRALESADLVLEVADASAPRTEAFPTAARTAPRLLILNKCDLGIHPDWEAVPGIRFSCATGEGRKELEEAIVRAFASSLPGETGSSLVAINARHQHELGLCLEHVRMASESISRQESPEFTALELREALTHLGEITGAVDTEDVLGAIFSSFCLGK
- a CDS encoding division/cell wall cluster transcriptional repressor MraZ; the encoded protein is MSSVSDNLFGAYTHKLDPKNRIAIPTEWRPTEGCALLLLSGRRLELPTVKAYTREKFQQIIDKIESTPGYTEAQIDLFIGRLYANCVEAVINAQGKLLIPKQMCEHAQLSSSVKLAARRGYFELWEPSLYEEVSRRENASISDINQSYGIL